From the Candidatus Micrarchaeia archaeon genome, one window contains:
- a CDS encoding HemK2/MTQ2 family protein methyltransferase, which produces MTKTYYEKYEFIDDSEVYEPREDSFMLADYVKGIKGRVLDVGTGCGIQAVIASKTADYVLGIDINEKAVTLAKQNAEKNKCDNCEFKKSDLFENIKKDEKFDIIIFNPPYLPTENEDKIKGELNKALDGGKDGRETIDRFLKEVKNYLNKNGKIILVDSSLDNTKQTIDILENQGFKVKILENKKMFFEELSILEAVYE; this is translated from the coding sequence ATGACTAAAACTTATTATGAAAAATATGAATTTATAGATGACTCAGAGGTATACGAACCTAGAGAAGATTCATTTATGCTTGCAGATTATGTAAAAGGCATAAAAGGAAGAGTATTAGATGTTGGAACTGGGTGTGGAATTCAAGCAGTAATCGCATCTAAAACAGCAGATTATGTATTGGGTATAGATATTAACGAAAAGGCAGTAACTCTTGCAAAACAAAACGCAGAAAAGAATAAATGCGATAATTGTGAATTTAAAAAAAGTGATTTATTTGAAAATATAAAAAAAGATGAAAAATTTGATATAATAATTTTTAATCCACCTTATTTACCAACAGAAAATGAAGATAAAATAAAAGGAGAGCTTAATAAAGCATTAGATGGAGGAAAAGATGGAAGAGAAACTATCGATAGATTCCTTAAAGAAGTAAAAAATTATTTAAATAAAAATGGAAAAATAATATTAGTCGATAGTTCATTAGATAATACAAAACAAACAATAGATATTTTAGAAAATCAAGGGTTTAAAGTTAAAATTTTAGAAAATAAAAAAATGTTTTTTGAAGAATTAAGTATATTAGAGGCAGTATATGAATAA
- the sepF gene encoding cell division protein SepF has translation MGLFEKISGGLGLSKSLDLEEYMDTVEMEEVDVLHEPADFYVKPISLERESDVTSIVEELKARNIVLLNVSKMAKWPNKLKASVGALKQYVSKAGGDIARIDNDKILLTPSKVKIVKRIKK, from the coding sequence ATGGGTTTATTCGAAAAAATTTCAGGAGGACTCGGATTAAGTAAAAGTCTTGATCTAGAAGAATACATGGATACAGTAGAAATGGAGGAAGTAGATGTTCTTCACGAACCAGCAGATTTTTATGTAAAACCAATTTCTTTAGAAAGAGAAAGTGATGTTACATCCATAGTTGAAGAATTAAAGGCAAGAAATATAGTGCTTTTAAATGTTTCAAAAATGGCAAAATGGCCAAATAAATTAAAAGCGTCTGTTGGTGCCTTAAAACAATATGTTTCAAAAGCAGGTGGAGATATAGCAAGAATAGATAATGATAAAATACTATTAACCCCTTCTAAAGTAAAAATTGTTAAAAGAATAAAGAAGTAA
- a CDS encoding TrmJ/YjtD family RNA methyltransferase, which yields MNKLQFKYIFIEPEGSMNIGAIARVLKNFKVKHINIINPQCEILNNESLMFAKHAKDLLEKAVIYQNLDEAVKDCNYVVGTTGILLRFKKTFRNPISIKEFKKHELKGKIALLFGREGIGLTKKETDLCDFLITIPTNKRYPVMNLSHSVAVLAYELSNLNYISPTKEVTKKEKEKLLESFDLIVDKFAAEMRNPEKVKIGFKRIIGRSFISSKEAVSVLSVLRRVNRKLEK from the coding sequence ATGAATAAACTTCAATTTAAATATATTTTTATTGAACCAGAAGGTTCAATGAATATTGGTGCAATTGCAAGAGTATTAAAAAATTTTAAAGTAAAACACATAAATATCATTAATCCACAATGCGAAATATTAAACAATGAATCACTAATGTTTGCTAAACATGCAAAAGATTTATTAGAAAAAGCAGTAATATATCAAAATTTAGATGAAGCAGTAAAAGACTGCAATTATGTTGTGGGAACAACAGGAATTCTCTTAAGATTTAAAAAAACATTTAGAAATCCAATTTCTATTAAAGAATTTAAAAAACATGAATTAAAAGGTAAAATAGCACTATTATTTGGAAGAGAAGGGATTGGATTAACAAAAAAAGAAACTGATTTATGTGATTTTTTAATTACTATCCCAACAAACAAAAGATATCCAGTAATGAATTTATCGCATTCAGTTGCAGTTCTTGCTTATGAATTAAGCAATTTAAATTATATTTCACCAACAAAAGAAGTAACAAAGAAAGAAAAAGAAAAATTATTAGAATCATTTGATTTAATTGTTGATAAATTTGCAGCTGAAATGAGAAATCCAGAAAAAGTAAAAATAGGATTTAAGAGAATAATAGGCCGATCTTTTATAAGTTCAAAAGAAGCAGTTTCAGTATTATCTGTACTAAGAAGAGTGAATAGAAAATTAGAAAAGTAG
- a CDS encoding AAA family ATPase, with translation MPSFSDILQKDSIFIDRNVLSPHYIPDILPFREKQIEKIMTVLSPALKNERPHNLFVYGKTGTGKTACIKNIMKKFKEMEKHDAIMTYVNCKVYNTRYRIIQKVAKTFISELDKSGFGLTHIYEKLASWIKENNIKLIIVLDEVDMTKDLDDLIYTLTRVNDELEKGCISLLGISNKFSFKDELDPRSKSSLYETELVFASYTTIQLQEILKQRANLGFKKDTVEESAINLTAAITATETGDARYALRLLLKAGEIAEETNKKKITDFEVEEARRSVDEDMAAETIITLPEHQQLVLLSTAELDLRGSNYEKLNEDESGFLLSGEIYEEYRRNCKKYKQKPRTARWFQEYLNDLEMLGLITMIESGKGIRGHTRLIRIGYSSDSIKNIIDRNLKRGGIPQDSVM, from the coding sequence ATGCCTTCATTTTCAGATATACTACAAAAAGACAGCATTTTCATAGATAGAAATGTGCTTTCTCCTCATTATATACCGGATATACTCCCTTTCAGAGAAAAACAAATAGAAAAAATAATGACTGTTCTTTCTCCTGCTTTAAAAAATGAAAGGCCACACAACCTATTTGTATATGGTAAAACAGGCACTGGAAAAACTGCATGTATTAAAAATATTATGAAAAAGTTTAAAGAAATGGAAAAACACGATGCAATTATGACTTATGTTAACTGTAAGGTATATAATACAAGATACAGAATAATACAAAAAGTTGCAAAAACATTTATTTCTGAATTAGATAAAAGTGGATTTGGATTAACACACATATATGAAAAATTAGCTTCTTGGATAAAAGAAAATAATATTAAATTAATAATAGTTTTGGATGAAGTTGATATGACTAAAGATCTAGATGATTTAATATATACTTTAACAAGAGTAAATGATGAATTAGAAAAAGGATGTATTTCATTATTAGGGATTTCAAATAAATTTTCCTTTAAAGATGAATTAGACCCTAGAAGTAAAAGCAGTTTATATGAAACAGAACTTGTTTTTGCATCTTATACTACTATACAATTGCAAGAAATTTTAAAACAAAGAGCTAATTTAGGATTTAAAAAAGACACAGTCGAAGAATCTGCAATAAATTTAACTGCTGCAATAACTGCTACTGAAACTGGTGATGCAAGATATGCATTAAGATTATTACTAAAGGCTGGAGAAATAGCAGAAGAAACTAATAAAAAGAAAATAACTGATTTTGAGGTTGAAGAAGCAAGAAGAAGTGTAGATGAAGATATGGCAGCAGAAACAATAATAACTTTACCAGAGCATCAGCAATTAGTTTTATTATCAACAGCAGAGTTAGATTTAAGAGGAAGCAATTATGAAAAATTAAATGAAGATGAATCTGGATTTTTGTTATCTGGAGAAATTTATGAAGAATATAGAAGAAACTGTAAAAAATATAAGCAAAAACCTAGAACTGCTAGATGGTTTCAAGAATACTTAAATGATTTAGAAATGCTTGGTTTAATAACAATGATTGAAAGTGGAAAAGGTATAAGAGGACATACAAGATTAATAAGAATTGGATATTCTTCTGATAGTATAAAAAATATTATTGATAGAAATTTAAAACGCGGGGGAATACCTCAAGATTCGGTGATGTAA